Proteins encoded together in one Cicer arietinum cultivar CDC Frontier isolate Library 1 chromosome 4, Cicar.CDCFrontier_v2.0, whole genome shotgun sequence window:
- the LOC101514445 gene encoding CBL-interacting serine/threonine-protein kinase 4-like, with the protein MEPTLQRSQSHPTILGKYQLTRLLGRGSFAKVYQARSLLDGVTVAVKIIDKSKTVDAAMEPRIIREIDAMRRLHNHPNILRIHEVMATKTKIHLVVEFAAGGELFSALSRRGRLSESTARRYFQQLVSALRFCHRNGAAHRDLKPQNLLLDADGNLKVSDFGLSALPEHLKNGLLHTACGTPAYTAPEILRRSGGYDGSKADAWSCGLILYVLLAGYLPFDDLNIPAMYKKISRRDYRFPDWISKRARFVIYRLLDPNPETRMSLEALFGNEWFKKSLKDEAEKSVFGFDYGKEGKDLGLNAFHIISMSSGLDLSGLFETTSLEGGKNNTDRREKRFICSTKMEVVEEKVKEVGRVLGFKVEVGKNSAIGLVKGKVVLVVEVFEIMPSQLVLVSVNVVEGGLEFEDNHWGDLKAALQDLVLSWHNQESS; encoded by the coding sequence ATGGAACCAACATTGCAACGCTCTCAGTCTCATCCCACCATTCTCGGAAAGTACCAACTAACTCGCCTCCTCGGCCGCGGCAGCTTCGCCAAGGTCTACCAAGCCCGTTCCCTCCTCGATGGCGTCACCGTTGCCGTCAAAATCATTGATAAATCCAAAACCGTCGATGCCGCCATGGAGCCTCGTATAATCCGCGAGATCGACGCCATGCGACGCCTCCATAACCACCCTAACATCCTCCGAATCCATGAAGTCATGGCTACTAAAACCAAGATCCATCTCGTCGTTGAGTTCGCCGCCGGTGGTGAGCTCTTCTCCGCTCTCTCACGCCGAGGACGCTTATCCGAATCCACCGCTCGTCGCTACTTTCAACAGCTTGTCTCCGCACTTCGTTTCTGCCACCGCAACGGCGCCGCTCACCGTGATCTTAAACCACAGAATCTTCTCCTTGACGCCGACGGCAACCTCAAGGTCTCCGACTTCGGACTCTCTGCTCTCCCGGAACACCTCAAAAACGGCCTCCTTCATACTGCCTGTGGCACGCCGGCGTACACCGCTCCGGAGATTCTCCGCAGGAGTGGCGGTTACGACGGGTCCAAAGCCGACGCGTGGTCCTGTGGCCTAATACTCTACGTACTCCTCGCTGGTTACCTTCCGTTCGATGATTTAAATATTCCGGCGATGTATAAGAAGATTTCCCGGCGAGATTACCGGTTTCCAGATTGGATTTCGAAGCGGGCGCGTTTCGTGATATATAGGTTACTTGACCCGAATCCTGAAACCCGAATGAGTTTAGAGGCTCTGTTTGGGAACGAGTGGTTTAAAAAATCGCTTAAAGACGAAGCGGAAAAGAGCGTGTTTGGGTTCGATTACGGAAAGGAAGGGAAGGATTTAGGTTTGAACGCGTTTCATATAATATCCATGTCTTCGGGTTTGGATTTGAGTGGTTTATTTGAAACGACGTCGTTGGAGGGTGGGAAGAATAATACTGATAGGAGGGAAAAGAGGTTTATTTGTAGTACAAAGATGGAAGTGGTTGAGGAAAAAGTGAAAGAAGTGGGAAGGGTTTTGGGGTTTAAGGTTGAGGTTGGGAAGAATAGTGCAATTGGTTTGGTGAAAGGGAAAGTGGTTTTGGTAGTTGAGGTGTTTGAGATTATGCCTTCTCAACTTGTTTTGGTGTCTGTTAATGTGGTTGAAGGTGGGTTGGAGTTTGAGGATAATCATTGGGGGGATTTGAAAGCTGCTTTACAAGATCTTGTGCTTTCTTGGCACAATCAAGAATCTTCATGA